Proteins encoded by one window of Bryobacteraceae bacterium:
- a CDS encoding DJ-1/PfpI/YhbO family deglycase/protease: protein MPAKVLLIIGDAAEALDTLYPFFRLKEAGYEVTVAGPQARVYHLVMHEIPPGWDITREGPSYHMAADAAFADVDPGQYIGLFITGGRAPEYLRYDQHLMAITRHFFTGNKPVASVCHGVEIIAAADVIRGKRVATVAKCAMDVTFSGGTFVNEGCVRDGNLVSGRTWHDNHLFMREFMKMLEEAEAKRS, encoded by the coding sequence ATGCCAGCCAAAGTATTGCTCATCATCGGCGACGCAGCCGAAGCGCTCGACACGCTTTACCCGTTTTTCCGCCTGAAGGAAGCCGGATACGAAGTGACCGTGGCCGGTCCGCAGGCGCGCGTCTATCACCTTGTGATGCATGAAATCCCGCCCGGCTGGGACATCACGCGCGAAGGTCCCAGCTACCACATGGCTGCCGACGCCGCCTTCGCCGACGTCGATCCTGGCCAGTACATCGGCTTGTTCATCACCGGAGGCCGCGCGCCGGAATACCTCCGGTACGACCAGCACTTGATGGCGATTACGCGGCACTTCTTCACCGGGAACAAACCGGTGGCGAGCGTGTGCCACGGCGTGGAGATCATCGCCGCCGCCGACGTGATCCGCGGCAAGCGCGTCGCCACGGTTGCCAAGTGCGCCATGGATGTAACCTTCTCCGGCGGCACGTTCGTGAACGAAGGCTGCGTCCGCGACGGTAACCTGGTGAGCGGTCGCACCTGGCACGACAATCACCTTTTCATGCGCGAGTTCATGAAGATGCTCGAGGAGGCTGAGGCGAAGCGATCGTGA
- a CDS encoding sugar phosphate isomerase/epimerase: MTRRQLLSLAAAAPARPAVRLSIGNYGMQGYAVDHALALIRAIGYDGAELCLMRGWPSEPAMLDAAARRRIREQPLPVPTLLENLNLVVSEDDHAGALDRIRAAAALAHDVAPNDPPILQTVLGGAGRSWNDVKDRMAARLADWARVAHENRIRLAVKSHFASASDTPEKLLWLLDRVRNPALSAIYDYGHFQLLGLDLGATLDALLPRASFVTVKDSRLAAGNKAQFLLPGDGTIDYPDYFRRLKTANYQGWILAEVSRQLQTAPGYDAEAAARRSYRAMSQALRTAGLRAV; the protein is encoded by the coding sequence GTGACGCGCCGCCAGTTGCTCTCGCTCGCGGCCGCCGCGCCGGCCCGCCCGGCGGTGCGGCTCTCGATCGGCAACTACGGTATGCAAGGATACGCCGTCGATCACGCCCTCGCCTTGATCCGGGCGATCGGCTACGACGGCGCCGAGCTGTGTCTGATGCGCGGCTGGCCGAGCGAGCCCGCGATGCTCGACGCCGCCGCCCGTCGCCGCATCCGCGAGCAGCCGCTGCCGGTTCCCACGCTGCTCGAAAACCTGAACCTCGTCGTGTCCGAAGACGACCACGCCGGCGCGCTTGACCGCATCCGCGCCGCCGCTGCTCTCGCTCACGACGTCGCGCCGAATGATCCGCCGATCCTGCAGACGGTGCTCGGCGGCGCCGGGCGCTCATGGAACGATGTCAAAGACCGGATGGCGGCGCGCCTCGCCGATTGGGCGCGCGTGGCCCACGAGAACCGCATCCGGCTCGCCGTGAAGTCGCATTTCGCGAGCGCCTCCGACACTCCGGAGAAACTCCTCTGGCTGCTGGACCGGGTGCGCAACCCGGCCCTCAGCGCCATCTACGACTACGGCCACTTCCAGTTGCTTGGCCTCGACCTCGGCGCCACTCTCGACGCCCTGCTTCCGCGCGCCTCCTTCGTCACGGTGAAGGACAGCCGGCTCGCCGCCGGCAACAAGGCGCAGTTCCTCCTCCCGGGCGACGGAACCATCGATTACCCGGACTATTTCCGGCGTTTGAAGACCGCAAACTACCAGGGGTGGATTCTCGCCGAAGTCAGCCGCCAGTTGCAGACCGCGCCGGGTTACGACGCCGAGGCCGCGGCGCGCAGGTCATACCGGGCGATGTCGCAAGCTCTGCGAACGGCCGGACTTCGCGCCGTCTAG
- a CDS encoding SpoIIE family protein phosphatase — translation MNEPVNNPVPWHRRVRAQLAFTYLLGAGVAALLTGAFAYIAFNMILIRTAINTVERQVALVVRMTGNRADLFARFAAANALRPAPPPPPRPASAGEAPPPPPSSRGGIRTRTACRDDKGAVTTRVFPPGSPFEIPAWLTADEFAGVVFDDGTPSIRAFSRLDQGLCRVEVLAETVIDDRLAASIAQASEIEVDVPPFNGGPPPGAVPGEPRRGRPSLPAIAWFNLVGRFPNGIPATAFGYSWQTGESHGRTLFRVKPNAATTWEQLTYFGSQQRVWIAAMGIIAGAFLVLELIAAWLAFRLARRIVYSVNVLSEAAEQFGAGNLAHRIRVYRDDQLGRVGESFNRMAESIHQLIARTKENERLEEEIRVARQMQESLLPARLPVIANARLAAVCFPARRVSGDIYDVIDLGDGRVGLLCADVSGKGVPAALMMSNVQAMVRTMIEGRNGERPSPAAMLRRLNRDVYRHSPSNTFVTLFWAEYDSNDRRLRWANAGHCPALLIAGGVETWLDEGGLPIGLFPAAEYQEHERALPEGAMLVTYTDGVVEAERDDGEAFGEAGLANVCRVHAGSGPDGIIHAVVDSVRSFVDGRDLGDDLTLVVLQS, via the coding sequence ATGAATGAACCGGTGAACAATCCGGTCCCGTGGCACCGGCGCGTCCGCGCGCAGTTGGCGTTCACCTACCTGCTCGGGGCGGGCGTTGCGGCGCTGCTCACCGGCGCCTTTGCCTATATCGCCTTCAACATGATCCTCATTCGGACGGCCATCAACACGGTGGAGCGCCAGGTGGCGCTTGTGGTCCGGATGACGGGGAATCGCGCGGACCTGTTCGCCCGCTTCGCCGCCGCCAATGCGCTTCGGCCGGCGCCGCCCCCGCCTCCGCGGCCGGCCTCCGCCGGCGAAGCGCCGCCGCCTCCCCCATCGAGCCGCGGTGGAATCCGAACGCGCACCGCCTGCCGCGACGACAAAGGCGCCGTAACGACACGCGTGTTTCCTCCCGGCTCTCCGTTCGAGATTCCCGCATGGCTCACGGCGGACGAGTTCGCCGGCGTGGTTTTCGACGATGGGACGCCGTCAATCCGCGCCTTCTCCCGTCTTGACCAGGGGCTTTGCCGCGTGGAGGTCCTCGCGGAAACCGTCATCGACGACAGGCTTGCGGCGAGCATCGCCCAGGCCTCCGAGATCGAGGTTGACGTTCCGCCGTTCAACGGCGGCCCGCCGCCGGGAGCGGTTCCCGGCGAGCCTCGCCGCGGACGCCCCAGTCTACCGGCGATCGCCTGGTTCAATCTGGTTGGACGCTTCCCGAACGGTATTCCGGCAACCGCCTTCGGGTACTCCTGGCAAACCGGCGAATCCCACGGCAGAACGCTATTCCGAGTGAAGCCGAACGCCGCCACCACATGGGAACAATTGACGTACTTCGGCAGCCAGCAGCGCGTGTGGATCGCGGCGATGGGCATCATCGCCGGAGCGTTTCTGGTGCTCGAGTTGATTGCGGCCTGGCTGGCGTTCCGCTTGGCGCGGCGCATCGTGTATTCGGTGAACGTACTTTCGGAGGCCGCCGAGCAGTTCGGCGCCGGCAACCTTGCGCATCGCATCCGGGTGTATCGCGACGATCAGCTCGGGCGAGTGGGCGAGAGTTTCAACCGGATGGCAGAGTCGATTCATCAATTGATCGCCAGGACGAAGGAGAACGAACGGCTGGAGGAAGAGATCCGCGTGGCAAGGCAGATGCAGGAATCGCTTCTGCCGGCGCGGCTGCCGGTGATCGCCAATGCCCGGCTGGCGGCGGTTTGCTTTCCGGCGCGGCGGGTTAGCGGCGATATCTACGACGTGATCGACCTGGGAGACGGGCGCGTGGGTCTGCTCTGCGCCGACGTAAGCGGCAAGGGCGTGCCCGCGGCATTGATGATGTCGAACGTGCAGGCGATGGTGCGGACGATGATCGAGGGGCGGAACGGCGAACGTCCGTCCCCGGCGGCGATGCTGCGGCGGTTGAATCGCGATGTGTACCGGCACAGCCCGTCCAATACGTTCGTGACGTTGTTCTGGGCCGAATACGATTCGAACGACCGGCGCTTGCGCTGGGCGAATGCCGGGCACTGTCCGGCGCTTCTGATCGCCGGCGGCGTGGAAACATGGCTCGACGAGGGCGGGCTACCGATCGGTTTGTTCCCGGCCGCGGAGTATCAGGAGCATGAGCGCGCGCTGCCGGAGGGCGCGATGCTGGTGACCTACACGGACGGCGTGGTGGAAGCCGAGCGGGACGACGGCGAGGCGTTCGGCGAAGCAGGGCTGGCGAATGTGTGCCGCGTGCATGCCGGGTCCGGCCCGGACGGAATTATTCACGCGGTGGTGGATTCGGTGCGGTCATTCGTGGACGGGCGGGACCTGGGGGACGACCTGACCCTGGTGGTTCTGCAGAGCTAG
- a CDS encoding lytic transglycosylase domain-containing protein, translated as MVFLLVLAAGTLLAQEKPPEPKSARVAMEEALERQRVSISRQRESVRRQVDGAVPGDPGGFTIPWSKNKDGRFLEPPAPIQPLSIPPPGTAVEPLEPDNSPAPAGPVPSRTTAASGCLPMLPSVLDPVIQTAATRNGYPAGILRSVIARESAFDPCAVSTKGALGLMQLMPATATWLGVDDPFDPVQSIEAGARYLGQLLGRYGGDWRRALGAYNAGPSVVDQYGGVPPYAETTRFVENVLNGQ; from the coding sequence ATGGTCTTCCTACTCGTGCTGGCGGCAGGGACCCTTCTGGCGCAGGAGAAGCCCCCCGAGCCCAAATCCGCGCGGGTTGCGATGGAAGAGGCGCTCGAACGGCAGAGGGTATCGATTTCCAGGCAGCGCGAATCCGTGCGCAGGCAGGTGGATGGCGCCGTGCCCGGCGATCCGGGCGGGTTCACAATTCCCTGGTCGAAGAACAAGGATGGCCGTTTCCTGGAACCGCCTGCTCCCATCCAACCCCTCTCCATACCGCCGCCGGGAACAGCCGTGGAGCCGCTCGAGCCCGACAACAGCCCCGCACCCGCCGGACCTGTACCGTCGCGCACTACCGCCGCCTCCGGCTGCCTCCCGATGCTGCCCTCCGTGCTGGACCCTGTGATCCAAACTGCCGCCACCCGCAACGGCTACCCGGCGGGGATCCTGCGGTCCGTTATCGCGCGTGAGTCCGCCTTTGACCCGTGCGCCGTCTCGACGAAAGGCGCGCTCGGCCTGATGCAGCTCATGCCCGCCACGGCCACCTGGCTTGGCGTCGACGATCCGTTCGATCCCGTGCAAAGCATCGAGGCCGGCGCTCGATACCTCGGGCAATTGCTCGGCCGCTACGGCGGCGATTGGCGCCGGGCGCTCGGCGCCTACAACGCTGGACCCTCCGTTGTCGATCAATACGGCGGCGTGCCGCCGTACGCCGAAACAACGCGATTCGTTGAAAATGTTCTGAACGGCCAATAG
- a CDS encoding MFS transporter: MSGSPLPNRAVIGLVALRLASTTINYVDRQVLSVLAPTIRDEFGLSNSQYAAILNAFMITYAVAMPLMGAFLDRLGVGRGLTLSVAAWSIAGMATSLARGPVSLGALRSALAIGESGAWPAFAKAVATWVPAQWRTLAIGVCNSGSSMGAMIAPPLVVFITKLYGWRGAFLVTGAAGLLWVLAFQLFQRRYGALREGAAASANRVPWRVLLRYRKTWAIFVCRFLADPIWYFYVFWIPEFLTRERGLDLAGIGAVAWVPFLAADASNFGTGFLAQRLERAGWSVNRTRKTLMAVSAALTPIGVAAAYSQSLFWTMFFICAAIMVWMMWSVSVHTLAADCFPPRAVASAYGFGGAGSTVGSVISIWLVGRTLDIAHSYTPVFIGLALLMPCAFAIGAALLGRIEPVDLEA; the protein is encoded by the coding sequence ATGTCCGGATCGCCGCTGCCGAACCGAGCCGTCATCGGCCTCGTGGCGCTGCGGCTCGCCTCCACCACCATCAACTACGTTGATCGCCAGGTGCTCTCCGTGCTCGCGCCCACCATCCGCGACGAGTTCGGGCTCAGCAACTCCCAGTACGCCGCGATCCTGAACGCGTTCATGATCACCTACGCCGTGGCCATGCCCCTGATGGGCGCATTCTTGGACCGGTTGGGCGTCGGCCGCGGACTCACGCTTTCGGTCGCCGCGTGGTCCATCGCCGGAATGGCGACGTCGCTCGCCCGCGGCCCGGTCAGCCTCGGCGCGCTTCGCTCCGCGCTCGCCATCGGCGAATCGGGCGCATGGCCGGCATTCGCCAAGGCCGTCGCCACGTGGGTGCCGGCGCAGTGGCGCACGCTCGCCATTGGCGTCTGCAACAGCGGCTCCAGCATGGGCGCCATGATCGCGCCGCCGCTCGTCGTCTTCATCACGAAGCTCTACGGTTGGCGCGGCGCGTTCCTCGTCACCGGCGCCGCCGGTCTGCTGTGGGTCCTCGCGTTCCAGTTGTTCCAGCGCCGCTACGGGGCTTTGCGTGAAGGCGCGGCCGCCAGTGCGAACCGCGTCCCGTGGCGCGTCCTGCTGCGCTACCGCAAGACGTGGGCGATCTTCGTCTGCCGCTTCCTCGCAGACCCGATCTGGTACTTCTACGTCTTTTGGATCCCCGAGTTCCTCACCCGGGAGCGCGGGCTCGATCTCGCCGGCATCGGCGCCGTCGCCTGGGTTCCTTTCCTCGCCGCCGACGCATCGAACTTCGGTACCGGGTTCCTCGCTCAGCGCCTGGAGCGCGCCGGCTGGAGCGTGAACCGCACGCGCAAGACGCTCATGGCCGTCAGCGCGGCGCTCACACCCATCGGGGTCGCGGCCGCCTATTCGCAATCGCTTTTCTGGACGATGTTTTTCATCTGCGCGGCGATCATGGTGTGGATGATGTGGTCCGTCTCCGTGCACACGCTGGCGGCGGACTGTTTCCCGCCGCGCGCGGTGGCGTCGGCCTACGGCTTCGGCGGCGCCGGATCAACCGTCGGATCCGTGATCAGTATCTGGCTCGTCGGGCGCACGCTCGACATCGCGCACAGCTACACGCCCGTGTTCATCGGGCTCGCGCTTTTGATGCCGTGCGCGTTTGCGATCGGCGCCGCGCTGCTCGGCCGCATCGAACCGGTCGATCTGGAAGCTTGA
- a CDS encoding CRTAC1 family protein yields MTLRMAAIAAMISIPVWAQGVSGRAVRAMPRGKPSGIPFLAKFTDVAGASGLTHRTVYGSDEKKTYILETVGCGVALIDYDGDGLLDIFVLTGTLLGGDPAGNSNRLYRNLGDGRFADVTEKAGLKRSGWSGSVTAGDYDNDGRVDLFVTYWGQNVLYRNNGDGTFEDRSAEAGFAGAPRRYGSGATFLDYDRDGDLDLFVANYLDLHLDQIPKPGASANCNWKGIPVNCGPRGLPTAKNALYRNDAGVFKDVSEASGVGAAGGSYGMTAVAADFDNDGWVDIYIACDSTPSFFFKNNGDGTFAETGLERGVALNEDGMEQAGMGLGIGDYNLDGQLDIFKTHFADDTNILYKNDGKGNFEDVTISAGLGVETRYVAWGAAITDLDNDGLPDLFAVTGAVYPEIEKKLPAYPFRTPRIVFRNLGGGKFEELLDEAGPGISAPHASRGAAFGDIDNDGDIDAVIVNLGEPPSLLRNDLKAPDRNWLLVELEGTKSNRFALGAIVTAKYAGKTQARAVLGQSSFYSVDDRRVHFGLGAAETVDLEIRWPTGKVRKVAGVKPRQILKVREAE; encoded by the coding sequence ATGACACTGCGAATGGCCGCCATCGCGGCGATGATCTCGATCCCGGTTTGGGCGCAGGGCGTCTCCGGGCGGGCCGTGCGCGCCATGCCGCGCGGCAAACCTTCCGGCATACCGTTCCTCGCCAAGTTCACCGATGTCGCCGGTGCTTCCGGACTTACCCACCGCACCGTCTACGGCAGCGACGAAAAGAAGACCTATATCCTCGAGACCGTGGGGTGCGGCGTCGCCCTCATCGACTACGACGGCGATGGACTGCTCGATATCTTCGTACTTACTGGCACGCTCCTCGGCGGAGACCCCGCTGGCAATTCCAACCGCCTGTACCGGAACCTCGGCGATGGACGCTTCGCCGACGTTACCGAAAAGGCCGGCCTCAAGCGGAGTGGCTGGTCCGGCTCGGTCACCGCGGGCGACTACGATAACGACGGGCGCGTCGACTTATTCGTCACTTACTGGGGTCAGAACGTGCTCTACCGTAACAATGGCGACGGGACGTTCGAGGACCGGTCAGCCGAGGCGGGCTTCGCGGGCGCGCCCCGGCGATACGGATCCGGAGCGACGTTTCTCGACTACGACCGCGACGGCGACCTCGATCTGTTCGTCGCCAACTACCTCGATCTCCACCTCGACCAGATCCCCAAACCGGGCGCGTCGGCCAACTGCAACTGGAAGGGCATTCCGGTGAACTGCGGTCCGCGCGGGCTGCCGACAGCCAAGAACGCGCTCTACCGCAACGATGCCGGTGTCTTCAAGGATGTCTCGGAGGCGTCCGGAGTCGGCGCCGCCGGCGGCAGCTACGGGATGACCGCCGTGGCGGCTGACTTCGACAACGACGGCTGGGTCGACATCTACATCGCATGCGATTCCACGCCGAGCTTCTTCTTCAAGAACAACGGCGACGGCACGTTCGCCGAAACGGGCCTCGAGCGCGGCGTGGCCTTGAACGAAGACGGCATGGAACAGGCCGGCATGGGCCTGGGTATCGGCGACTACAATCTCGACGGCCAGCTCGATATCTTCAAGACCCACTTCGCCGACGACACGAATATCCTCTATAAGAACGACGGCAAGGGCAACTTCGAAGACGTTACGATCTCGGCCGGCCTGGGCGTGGAAACGCGCTATGTCGCCTGGGGCGCCGCGATCACGGACCTCGACAACGACGGCCTGCCGGACCTGTTTGCGGTAACCGGCGCCGTCTACCCGGAGATCGAGAAGAAGCTCCCCGCCTATCCATTCCGGACCCCGCGGATCGTCTTCCGCAATCTCGGGGGCGGGAAGTTCGAGGAACTCCTCGACGAGGCCGGCCCCGGCATCTCTGCCCCGCACGCCAGCCGCGGCGCCGCCTTTGGCGACATCGACAACGACGGCGATATCGACGCCGTGATCGTAAACCTCGGTGAGCCGCCGTCGCTGCTGCGCAACGATCTGAAGGCGCCGGACCGCAACTGGCTGCTCGTCGAGCTCGAAGGGACGAAGAGCAACCGGTTCGCGCTAGGCGCTATCGTGACGGCGAAATACGCGGGCAAGACGCAGGCGCGCGCCGTGCTGGGCCAGTCCAGCTTCTATTCGGTGGACGACCGCCGCGTTCACTTTGGGCTGGGCGCGGCGGAGACCGTGGATCTCGAGATCCGCTGGCCCACCGGCAAGGTGCGGAAGGTTGCCGGGGTAAAACCACGGCAGATCCTGAAAGTGCGCGAGGCGGAGTAG
- a CDS encoding mechanosensitive ion channel, producing MELWRTWSHWLNDPVVANMLRALFGLAVIFAISRLILRSVTMYVADSDARYTARKAVSFLSWLLAAALLLATFSDRLTGLTVAFGVAGAGIAFALQEVIASFAGWVAVSFGNFYRAGDRVQVGGIRGDVIDVSLLRTTLMEVGDWVKGDLYNGRIVRVANSFVFKEPVFNYSADFPFLWDEIVFPVRYGSDWRHASDLLQGVVEQTVGEYARQSREAWINVARKYRIEEARIDPMITIRCDENWIEYTLRYVVDYRQRRSTKDKLFRRILEAVDASGGRVQIATAGFELLSAPGIDVRVKPAEAPSP from the coding sequence GTGGAGCTTTGGCGAACATGGTCGCATTGGCTCAACGATCCGGTTGTGGCGAACATGCTGCGGGCGCTGTTCGGACTGGCGGTCATCTTCGCGATCTCGCGCCTGATCCTGCGTTCGGTGACGATGTACGTCGCCGACAGCGACGCACGGTACACGGCGCGGAAGGCGGTGAGTTTCCTGAGTTGGCTGCTGGCGGCGGCGCTGCTGCTGGCGACATTCAGCGACCGCCTGACGGGGCTGACGGTAGCCTTCGGCGTGGCGGGAGCGGGGATCGCTTTCGCGCTGCAGGAGGTGATCGCGAGTTTCGCCGGATGGGTGGCGGTTTCGTTCGGCAACTTCTATCGCGCGGGAGACCGCGTGCAAGTGGGCGGCATACGCGGCGACGTGATCGACGTGAGCCTGTTGCGAACCACACTGATGGAAGTGGGGGATTGGGTGAAGGGCGATCTGTACAACGGCCGCATCGTGCGCGTGGCCAACAGCTTCGTGTTCAAGGAGCCGGTGTTCAACTACTCGGCCGATTTTCCGTTCCTGTGGGACGAGATCGTGTTTCCGGTGCGGTACGGGTCCGACTGGCGGCATGCGTCCGATCTGCTGCAGGGAGTGGTGGAGCAGACGGTGGGCGAGTACGCCCGCCAGTCGCGCGAGGCGTGGATCAACGTGGCGCGCAAGTACCGGATCGAAGAGGCGCGGATCGATCCGATGATCACGATCCGGTGCGACGAGAACTGGATCGAATACACGCTGCGCTACGTGGTCGACTACCGGCAGCGGCGGTCGACGAAAGACAAATTGTTCCGCCGGATCCTCGAGGCGGTGGACGCATCCGGTGGACGTGTCCAGATCGCGACGGCCGGGTTCGAGTTGCTTTCTGCGCCGGGGATCGACGTGCGCGTCAAGCCGGCGGAGGCACCGTCGCCGTAG
- the galT gene encoding galactose-1-phosphate uridylyltransferase, translating into MPELRQDPATKDWVVIATERSRRPDQFRRSAPRTAPPAHDPKCPFCAGNEDRTPGELARLPAGPAPWQVRVVPNRFPALAPEGETKRTTLGGFFMRMDGVGHHEVVIETPAHNGFPASMEDGEVETVLRAWRDRYRALRRDPRVKLIVIFKNHGEAAGTSLVHPHSQIVATPVVPAYVRRKCEEALRYYDATGRCLHTDIFESERKAAVRVTDENGHFFVFHPFASRAPFETWIAPHRFRSSFGQANNPELAALARVLRRTMVSFEDLLGDPDFNLVIHSAPAGEEDEEYFCWHLQIVPRLTQIAGFEIGSGMYINTAIPEETARAVREGILSRGLPASIRAGSRASSPS; encoded by the coding sequence ATGCCCGAGCTTCGACAGGACCCGGCGACCAAGGACTGGGTGGTGATCGCCACCGAGCGCAGCCGTCGTCCGGATCAGTTCCGCCGTTCCGCGCCGCGAACGGCTCCGCCAGCCCACGACCCGAAGTGCCCGTTCTGCGCGGGGAACGAGGATCGAACGCCCGGCGAACTGGCGCGTCTGCCGGCGGGGCCGGCGCCGTGGCAGGTCCGCGTAGTGCCGAATCGATTCCCCGCGCTGGCGCCGGAGGGAGAAACGAAACGGACGACGCTCGGCGGTTTCTTCATGCGCATGGATGGCGTTGGTCATCACGAGGTGGTGATCGAGACGCCGGCGCACAACGGCTTTCCGGCGTCGATGGAGGACGGCGAAGTGGAAACGGTGCTTAGGGCGTGGCGGGACCGGTACCGCGCTCTTCGGCGCGATCCGCGTGTGAAGCTAATCGTGATCTTCAAGAATCACGGCGAGGCGGCCGGGACGTCCCTCGTGCATCCGCATTCGCAGATCGTGGCGACGCCGGTGGTGCCGGCGTATGTACGCCGCAAGTGCGAGGAGGCGCTGCGATACTACGACGCCACCGGGCGATGCCTGCACACCGATATCTTCGAGTCCGAACGAAAGGCGGCGGTGCGCGTCACGGACGAGAACGGCCACTTTTTCGTGTTTCACCCGTTCGCCTCGCGCGCGCCTTTTGAGACATGGATCGCGCCGCACCGCTTCCGGTCTTCATTCGGGCAGGCCAACAACCCGGAGCTGGCGGCCCTGGCGCGCGTGCTGCGGCGGACGATGGTCTCCTTCGAGGACCTGCTCGGGGATCCGGATTTCAACCTGGTGATTCACTCGGCTCCGGCCGGCGAGGAGGACGAGGAGTACTTCTGCTGGCACCTGCAGATCGTGCCCCGGTTGACGCAGATCGCCGGGTTCGAAATCGGATCCGGGATGTATATCAATACGGCGATTCCGGAGGAGACGGCGCGCGCCGTTCGTGAGGGTATTCTCAGCCGGGGATTGCCGGCGTCCATCCGGGCCGGCAGCCGCGCAAGCAGCCCATCGTGA
- a CDS encoding A/G-specific adenine glycosylase: protein MQTAGQIAMLRLRLLEWYRACRRDLPWRRTSDPYPIWLAETMLQQTRVAAVLPYYERFLERFPSPAALAAAPEAEILAMWAGLGYYSRARNLHKAAIQIHDAGAFPGSLDAIRALPGVGDYTAAAVGSIAFHIPIVVVDGNVLRVIARLTGDSGDIGSQITRRRIRNHAQTLLDPRCPGDFNQALMELGATLCLPRDPQCGRCPWEHVCEAHARGIERELPVKLRKQTLRREHRTIAIAERNGSLLLRQRGPGDSLMPGFWELPELHELGGDVRAEIIGRFRHSITVHDYHCDVVKSEVVSRPAGFRWVNRKRLETIPLSTVARKALALRARALDNK, encoded by the coding sequence GTGCAAACTGCGGGCCAGATCGCGATGCTCCGGCTCCGCCTGCTCGAGTGGTATCGAGCCTGTCGCCGCGACCTTCCCTGGCGCCGCACGTCGGACCCCTACCCGATCTGGCTCGCCGAAACGATGCTCCAGCAGACGCGCGTCGCCGCCGTGCTGCCCTACTACGAACGCTTCCTGGAGAGGTTTCCATCGCCCGCCGCCCTCGCCGCCGCGCCGGAAGCCGAGATTCTCGCCATGTGGGCCGGCCTCGGATACTACTCGCGCGCTCGCAATCTCCACAAGGCCGCGATTCAGATCCATGACGCCGGAGCCTTCCCCGGCAGCCTCGACGCCATCCGCGCGCTCCCCGGTGTGGGAGATTACACCGCCGCCGCCGTCGGCTCGATCGCCTTTCACATCCCAATCGTCGTCGTGGACGGCAATGTCCTGCGTGTGATCGCGCGGCTCACCGGGGACTCTGGCGACATCGGGAGCCAGATCACGCGCCGCCGCATCCGCAACCACGCCCAAACCCTGCTGGACCCGCGCTGTCCCGGCGACTTCAACCAGGCCCTGATGGAACTCGGCGCCACCCTCTGCCTGCCGCGCGATCCGCAGTGCGGGCGATGCCCGTGGGAGCACGTCTGCGAAGCACACGCCCGCGGCATCGAGCGCGAACTCCCCGTAAAACTGAGGAAACAAACCCTGCGCCGCGAACACCGGACCATCGCCATCGCCGAGCGCAACGGCTCCCTGCTTCTGCGCCAGCGCGGACCCGGCGATTCGCTCATGCCAGGTTTCTGGGAACTGCCCGAGCTTCACGAACTCGGCGGCGATGTCCGCGCCGAGATCATCGGCCGCTTCCGGCACTCCATCACTGTCCACGATTACCACTGCGACGTTGTAAAATCCGAAGTGGTGTCGAGACCGGCCGGTTTCCGTTGGGTGAACCGGAAAAGGCTGGAAACAATTCCTTTGAGCACGGTCGCGCGAAAGGCGCTCGCCCTTCGCGCCCGCGCCTTGGATAACAAGTAA